TACGTCGAACGCCTGCTTGGCACGCGAGGTGCGGCATGAATTTCGCGCCTGTCCCCGAATTGATCGAAGAGCTGCGCGCCGGCCGCATGGTGGTGATCGTCGATGACGAAGACCGCGAAAACGAAGGCGATCTGATCATGGCGGCCGAGTTGGTCAAGCCGTCGGACATCAACTTCATGGTCACCCACGCACGTGGCCTGGTGTGCCTGTCGCTGACCCGCGAGCGCTGCACGCAGCTCGGTCTGGCACCGATGGTGCGCAACAACACCGCGCAGTTCCATACCAACTTCACCGTCAGCATTGAGGCGGCCGAAGGGGTCACCACCGGGATTTCCGCCTACGACCGCGCGCATACCGTGCGCACCGCGGTGCGGCCGGATGCCAAACCGCACGATCTCAGCCAGCCGGGGCACATTTTCCCGCTGATTGCGCAGCCGGGTGGCGTGCTGACGCGCGCCGGGCACACCGAGGCGGCCAGCGATCTGCCGATGCTGGCCGGGCTGGAACCGGCCGGTGTACTGGTGGAAGTACTCAACCCCGACGGCAGCATGGCGCGCCGCCCGCAGCTGGAGGTGTTCGCGCGCGAGCATGGGCTGAAGATGGGCTCGATCGCCGATCTGATCGCCTACCGGCTGGCCAACGAACACACCGTCGAGCGCGTGGATGAACGTGAGATCGAAACCGAGTTCGGGCCGTTCCATCTGGTGACCTACCGCGACCGCATCGCGCACGACCTGCATTTCGCGCTGGTGCGTGGCACCCCGGATCCGACCACGCCAACCCTGGTCCGCGTGCAGGTGGAAAACCCGCTGGCCGATCTGCTGCACTGGCAGCGCGATGATTTCGGCGTGGCCGCCACCGATGCGCTGCGCGCGATTGCTGCCGAAGGGCAGGGCGTGATGGTGGTGCTGTCGGCCCCGCGCGACAGCGAATCGCTGCTGGCACGCCTGCGCCAACAGCCGGAGGTGGCCGCCAACGCCAAGGATGTGAGCCAGTGGCGCCGCAACGGTGCTGGCGCGCAGATCCTGGCCGACCTGGGCCTGGGCAAGCTGCGCGTGCTGGGTACGCCGCGGCGGCAGGTCGGCCTGGCCGGCTTCGGCCTGGAGGTGGTGGAGTTTCTGGAATGCCATCCGGGCGCCGCCTCGCGCGTGGCCGCCGCGCCCTGAGCCGGCGGCCGCCACGGCCAGGCCTGCGCAGGCGGGCCCGGCCGTGGCGTGCAGCCCGGGCGCATTGCCCGGCTGCTGTTAAACTTCCCGCCCCCTCGAGTTGCCGACCCGCATGACCCACTACGAAGGCGATCTTCGCCCCACCACCGCGCGCTTTGTGATCATCGCCAGCCGCTGGAATGCCCGTATCACCGACGCCCTGGTGACCGGTGCGCGTCAGAGCCTGGCCGGCAACGGCATCGGCGAAGACGCCATCGACGTGGTGCGCGTGCCCGGCGCCTGGGAAATCCCGATGGCCGCCAACCGCGTCGCCCAGGGCGGCCAGCATGCGGCGATCATCGCGCTGGGCTGCGTCATCCGTGGCGATACCCGCCATTACGAACACGTCGCCGACCTGTGCGCCGAAGGCCTGATGAGCGTGCAGTTGCAGACCGGCGTGCCGGTGCTCAACGGCGTGCTGGCGGTCGAGCGCGTGGAAGATGCCGAGGCACGTGCCGGCGGCAGCCACGGCAACAAGGGCGAAGAATGCGCCCTGGCCGCACTGGAACTGGTCAATTTGATGGAGCTGTTGCCATGAGCAAGCCCGGTGGACACGCCCGCCACGGACGTCGTGACGGCATCGACCCGGTGCTGCGCTCGCGCGCACGCCGTCGCGCCTTGCAGGCGGTGTATGCCTGGCAGATCGCCGGTGGGTTCGCCAAGCAGGTGATCGCTCAGTTTGCCCACGAGCAAGCGCATGAAGTGGCCGATCTGGCCTACTTCGAAAGCCTGGTGGAAGGCGTGCTCAGCAACCGCAGCGAGCTGGATACCGCGCTGACGCCGTACCTGGACCGTGGCGTGGAAGAAGTCGATGCGATCGAGCGCGCCGTGCTGCGCCTGGCCGCCTACGAGCTGTTGTATCGCCAGGACGTGCCGTACCGCGTGGTGATCAACGAAGCGATCGAAACCGCCAAGCGTTTTGGTTCCGAACACGGCCACACCTATGTCAACGGCGTGCTGGACCGCGCAGCCGTGGAGTGGCGCAAGATGGAATCGGGCGCCAGCGGCGCGTGAGGCGCCGCGGGAATGGGGAGTCGGGAATGGAGAATCGGAAGAGCAACGTTTCCGACATCTCCTGACGCGCCTTTGCGATTCCCGATTCCCCTCTCCCGATTCCCGTCCTCATGCCCGAATTCGATCTGATCGCCCGCCTGCGTGCCCGCATTGCTGCGCGGGCCGATGTGCCCCTGGGCATCGGTGACGATGCGGCGCTGCTGCAGCCGCCGGTTGGCGAGCAGTTGGCGATCACCGCCGATACGCTCAATGCCGGCGTGCATTTCCCGCTGGAAACACGCGCCGCCGACCTCGGCTGGAAGACGCTGGCGGTCAATCTCTCCGATCTGGCCGCGATGGGCGCGCAGCCGCGCTGGTGCACCTTGTCGCTGTCGTTGCCCCACGACGATGCCGCGTGGGTGGATGCGTTCGCCGATGGGTTTTTTGCGCTGGCCGATCTGCACGGCATTGCTCTGGTCGGTGGCGACACCACGTGCGGGCCGTTGTCGTGCGCGGTCACCGCGATCGGCAGCCTGCCACCAGGCGCGGCGTTGCGCCGCGATGGCGCACGCGTCGGCGACGACATCTGGGTGACCGGTGCGCTGGGCGAGGCGGCGGCGGCATTGTCGCTGTGGCAGGCCGGCGACCTGGACGTGACGGTGCCGGCCACTGACGCCGTGCAGGAGCAGTGGCGACAGCACCTGCTGCGCCCGCAGCCACGCGTACAGGCCGGACTGCGCCTACGTGGGCTTGCCCATGCCTGCATCGATGTGTCCGATGGTCTGTTGGCCGATCTGGGGCATTTGTGCGAACGCAGCGGCGTGGGCGCGGAACTTGCGCTGGCTGCCTTGCCGCAGATGCCATCCACCGCCGGCGTCACCGCCACGCAGTACAGCGCGTGGCAACTGGGCGGCGGCGACGATTACGAACTGTGCTTCACCGCTGCCGTGCAGCATCGCGATGCGGTGCTGCAGGCACTGGAATTCGCACAAGTGGCCGCCACCCGCATCGGGCGCATCGTCGCCGCGCCCGGCGTGGTGGTCCACGATGCCAGCGGCAACCCATGGCAACCTCCGCAACGCGGCTACCAGCACTTCGTCGGCTGAGTCGGTTGGCGCTGTGTACTGCGGGTGGGGTAGGCGCAGGGTGAGTCTTACGCGTTCGCTTTGATGGTCCATTCGACTGTAATGACCATGCGATTAGCACCATTGCGGGTTGCGCAGCGAGCGTGATTTTCGAATGTGCAGTGCTACAGCGCCTTTGAATCGGCAAACGTATTGATCCGACGTATTCGGGCGCAGCTGCGTCGGCCAATCCGAAGTAACAATCTAACCGCCTGCCTGCGGCTTAACCGGTGCTCGTCCCGACTCCCTATTCCCGATTCCCGATTCCCAACCCTTGAGCCATACCGTACCGGCTGGTACGTTCACCACGTTCTCCCCCGAACCACGGATGCATCGCAGTTGCCGCTGGGCTATCCCGGCCCGGCCTCGCGTGGGAGAACACGATGGACAAGCGTTGGATGGGCGGTCTTGCCGCCATGGCGTTGTTGCTGTCATCGGCGTCAGCTCTGGCCGGTGCCTTCAGCAAGACCTACGAACGGATTCCGGGTTGGGACGGCGCGCAGATGGGCGCCCTGGTGCTGGTGCCGCAAGGGCAGGGTAGCGGGCCATTTCCGCTGATCGTGATGCCGGCCAGCTGGTCGCTGCCGAATCTGGAATACCTCGGGCGCGCCACCCAGTTGGCCAGCGATGGCTATGTGGTGGTCAGCTACACCTCACGCGGGTTCTGGGATTCGGCTGGGCAGATCGACATCGCCGGGCCGGATACCGTGGAAGACGTCAGCGCGGTGATCGACTGGGCGCTGGCGCATACGCCGGCCAATCCCGATGCGATTGGCGCCTCGGGCATTTCCTATGGTGCGGGCATCAGCCTGCTGGCGGCCGAGCGCGACCCGCGCATCAAGGCGGTGGCCGCGCTCAGCGGGTGGGCGGATCTGGAAGCCTCGCTGTACTCAAATCGCACGGTGAGCCAGCAGGGCGTGGGCCTGCTGGTAGGGGCGGGTACGTTGACCGGCCGGCCGGGGCCGGACTTGGCCAGGATCGGCGCCAGGGTGGCGGCTGGCGATTACGACGGCGCGGTGCAGGGCTTCCTGCCGCAGGCCGCATCGCGTAGCCCCGCGAGCGATGTGGCGGTGCTCAATGCGCGCGGCACCGCGGTGCTGCTGGGCAATGCCTTCAACGACGGCCTATTTCCACCCAACCAGACCATCGCGTTCTACAACCAACTGCGCGGCCCCAAGCAACTGCTGCTCAGCCAGGGCGACCATGCCACCGCCGAATTGCCGGGCGCGCTCGGGCTGCCCAACGCGGTGTACACGGCGACCACGCGCTGGTTCGACCGCCACCTCAAGCAGCTGCGCAATGGCGTGGACGACGAAGCGCCGGTGCGGCTGTCGCCGCGCGCCGGGCAATGGCTGGACTACCCGGACTGGGCGGCGGTGCAACAGGGTGCCACCCGGTTCGGGCTCTCCGCGCCGGGCGGGCTGCTCAGCCCCACGGGCGGCTTGATCAACGGCACTGCCAGCGGCTGGCAGTCGCGCATTGGTACCGACGTGCCGACGCTCGCCGAGTCTGGCGTGGTGCTGGCCAGTGGGCTGTTGCAGGGAATCGGCCTGCCGGTGACCACTTCCATCCCGCTGGTGAACCGGGCCGGTGCGGCGGTGTGGGTGGGTGCACCGTCGAGCGGAGTGCGGCGCCTGGCCGGCAGTCCATCGTTGCGGGTCACCGTGGTGTCCAGCCAGACGCAGGTGAGCCTGTTCGCCTATCTGTACCGCATGGATGCGCTGGGCGTTGCACAGCTGCTGACCCACGCGCCGTATTCGCTGCGCGGCGCAACGCCCGGCACGCCGGTGACGCTGGAGTGGGCGCTGCAGGCCGCCGCAGCAGAGATCCCGGCCGGGCAGCGCCTGGTGTTGGTGGTCGACACGCGCGACGCACGCTACACCGATGCCAGCGGCGGCGGCACGCTGACCTTTACGTCGCCGGTGGCGACGCCATCGGTGTTGAATGTGCCGCTGCGGTGAGCTTGTTTTGACACTGAAGAGACTCGGCGGCAGGAGGCTGCCGACACTCGTCGGATGGGAGCGTGCTTGGGCGTGTGGGCAGGACTTCAGTGCGAAGTGCAGCTTCGCGTGCATAAGACGATAAGCCGGCAGATGGCTGTCGATTGATCGGTGCTTTGGGTTGCGGAGGATTTGTGTCGGAGTGCATGCATGTGCTCGTGACTGATGCTGTCTTCGCGCATGCCGTGTCCTGCTTTCAGTGTGTGTCTCATCGCTTCGTCTGCGTTGGTTGCACGGCGCGAACTGGGATTGCGTTGCAGGGCCCTTGCCCGCCCACCATCGCGGGACACGCCGCAAGTACGTCCTTGTAGCAACTGTGGTGTTGGAGGCGGCACGTCTGCGCTTGCCCGGTCCTCGGAATGGCCGTAGCCACTCCAACATCACAGTTGCTCCATGGATGGATTCACAGCGTGTCCCGAAAGCGGTCAGGGCAGGCCGCCCGCGACCAACCCTGCTTGGACTCGCAGGAACTCCAGCACCTGCCTAGCGCCATAGCGCTGAAGCCAATTGGGCCCGGCTGCCGAAACAAGCAAGCCAATTCAGCGTTTTATGCGGAATTTACGCGGCCGCCCCACCAGGTCCATAGCGACTTTACGCAGCGCAGGACGAGACTGCGCGCATTGGCGGAGCGGTTCCGCCGTGGACATCCCGATGCACGCTCTTTCCTGTCTGCCCCATCGGCGCTGTGCGCCCGGTGCGGCAGCGCCTTGTCTTGTTGGTTCGTCCCTGCCGCATGCAAGCGCGGGCGTTATCTCGCTTGCGCCGCGTTGCGCACCCACGGAGTAATCGACATGCCTGCCTGGTTGTCCCTGCTGTGCGGCGTGGCCGTGTTCGTGGCGGCCGCGTACTTGTTGTACGTGGTGCTGCGGCCCGAAGACTTCTGATGCGAGTGCGCTCCAATGACTGAAACATTGCTTGTCTATGCGTTGGCCATCGTGCTGGCGTGGCCCTTGGGTCGCTATCTGGCGGCGGTGATGCGCGGTGCGCCCATGCGCGGCGACGCCGTGTTCGGCTGGATCGAACGGCCGCTCTACGCAGCGCTTGGCACGCGCCCGCAGCAAGGCATGTCGTGGCGCGGCTACGTCGCCGCGTTCCTGCTCAGCAATCTGGTAGTGGGCGTGCTGACCTGGGGCGTGTTCATGACCCAGGCCTGGCTGCCGTTCAATCCCGATGCCATTCCCAACATGCGTTGGGACACCGCGTTGCACACGATGGTGTCGTTCCTCACCAACACCAACCAGCAGCATTACTCCGGCCAGGCGCAGTTGTCGTACCTGGCGCAGATGACCGGCATTGTCGGCCTGCAGGTGGTGACGCCGATGATGGGTCTGGCACTGGCGGTAGCAACCTTGCGCGCGCTGTTTGGTGGGCGGGCGGTTGCGAATGCCAACGACGTTGCAGCAACGGCAAGCGGCCCGCACTCCACCGCGTTGCAGGACGCGACAGCGAGCTTGGCTACGCACGAGACGCAGCCGTCAATACCGGCAGGCGCGCCGTTGCCCGATGCAGACGTGGGCAACTACTGGGCCGATGTGATCCGCGCAAGCGTGCGGGTGTTGTTGCCGCTGTGCCTGCTGTGGACGCTGCTGCTGGGCTGGCAGGGCGTGCCGTCGACCTTGCAGGGTGCAGCGACGGCGACGCCGCTGGACAGCAGTGCCGGCATGGCCACGCAGACCATTCCGGTCGGGCCGGTGGCAGCGATGGTGGCGGTCAAGCAGCTCGGCACCAATGGCGGTGGCTGGTATGGCCCCAACAGTTCGGTGGCACTGGAAAACCCCACTCCGCTGAGCAATCTGCTGGAAACGCTGGCGCTGGTGCTGCTGCCGATGAGCGTGGTGTTCATGGTCGGCTATCTCACACGGCGCAAGCGGCTGACCGCGTTGGTGTTCGGCACCATGCTGCTGATGTCGGCGGCATCCACCGGCTTGCTGCTGTGGTCCGAAGCGCATTCGGTCAGCGCCGCATCGCCCGCGTTGATGGAAGGCAAGGAAGTGCGCATCGGTGCCGACGCCTCGGCGTTGTGGGCCGCGTTGACCACGCAGACGTCCAATGGCTCGGTCAATGCGATGCACGATTCGCTCAGCCCGTTGAGCGGGCTGGTCACGCTGGTGGACATGTTGATCAACGCCATCTGGGGCGGCGTCGGCTGCGGGCTGCAGCAGTTCGTGGTGTATCTGTTGTTGAGCGTGTTCCTGGCCGGCCTGATGACCGGGCGCACACCGGAATTGTTCGGCCGCAAGATCGAAGCGCGTGAAGTGCAATTGCTGGCGCTGTTGATCCTGCTGCAGCCCCTGGTGGTGCTGGGCTTCACCGCGGTGGCGTTGTCGGTGCCGGCGTGGACGGCCAATTCCAACCCCGGCTTCCATGGCATCAGCCAGGTGTTCTATGAGTACACCTCGGCATTCGCCAACAACGGTTCCGGTTTCGAAGGCCTGGGCGATGCCACGTACTGGTGGAATCTGAGTTGCGCGGTGGTGCTGGCGCTGGGGCGTTATCCGGCGCTGATCCTGCCGCTGATGGTGGCTGCGCGCATGGCAACCAAACGCCGTGCACCGGAATCGTCCGGCAGCCTGCAGATCGAAACCCCCACCTTTGCATTGACCCTGATGGCCATCGTGCTGGTGCTCACCGTGCTGCAGTTCATGCCCGCACTGGTGCTGGGCCCCATCGCCGAACACCTCGCCCTGGCGGCGTCCTGAGAGTTCCCGAGCAATGTCTACGATTCCTGTGATTGAAAAGCGTGAGCGCGCCGACGCCAAGTTGTTCGATGGCGCGGTGCTGCTGGCGGCGATGCGCGCGGCATTT
The nucleotide sequence above comes from Xanthomonas campestris pv. campestris str. ATCC 33913. Encoded proteins:
- the ribB gene encoding 3,4-dihydroxy-2-butanone-4-phosphate synthase — its product is MNFAPVPELIEELRAGRMVVIVDDEDRENEGDLIMAAELVKPSDINFMVTHARGLVCLSLTRERCTQLGLAPMVRNNTAQFHTNFTVSIEAAEGVTTGISAYDRAHTVRTAVRPDAKPHDLSQPGHIFPLIAQPGGVLTRAGHTEAASDLPMLAGLEPAGVLVEVLNPDGSMARRPQLEVFAREHGLKMGSIADLIAYRLANEHTVERVDEREIETEFGPFHLVTYRDRIAHDLHFALVRGTPDPTTPTLVRVQVENPLADLLHWQRDDFGVAATDALRAIAAEGQGVMVVLSAPRDSESLLARLRQQPEVAANAKDVSQWRRNGAGAQILADLGLGKLRVLGTPRRQVGLAGFGLEVVEFLECHPGAASRVAAAP
- the ribH gene encoding 6,7-dimethyl-8-ribityllumazine synthase; translation: MTHYEGDLRPTTARFVIIASRWNARITDALVTGARQSLAGNGIGEDAIDVVRVPGAWEIPMAANRVAQGGQHAAIIALGCVIRGDTRHYEHVADLCAEGLMSVQLQTGVPVLNGVLAVERVEDAEARAGGSHGNKGEECALAALELVNLMELLP
- the nusB gene encoding transcription antitermination factor NusB, which gives rise to MSKPGGHARHGRRDGIDPVLRSRARRRALQAVYAWQIAGGFAKQVIAQFAHEQAHEVADLAYFESLVEGVLSNRSELDTALTPYLDRGVEEVDAIERAVLRLAAYELLYRQDVPYRVVINEAIETAKRFGSEHGHTYVNGVLDRAAVEWRKMESGASGA
- the thiL gene encoding thiamine-phosphate kinase, with the translated sequence MPEFDLIARLRARIAARADVPLGIGDDAALLQPPVGEQLAITADTLNAGVHFPLETRAADLGWKTLAVNLSDLAAMGAQPRWCTLSLSLPHDDAAWVDAFADGFFALADLHGIALVGGDTTCGPLSCAVTAIGSLPPGAALRRDGARVGDDIWVTGALGEAAAALSLWQAGDLDVTVPATDAVQEQWRQHLLRPQPRVQAGLRLRGLAHACIDVSDGLLADLGHLCERSGVGAELALAALPQMPSTAGVTATQYSAWQLGGGDDYELCFTAAVQHRDAVLQALEFAQVAATRIGRIVAAPGVVVHDASGNPWQPPQRGYQHFVG
- a CDS encoding CocE/NonD family hydrolase encodes the protein MDKRWMGGLAAMALLLSSASALAGAFSKTYERIPGWDGAQMGALVLVPQGQGSGPFPLIVMPASWSLPNLEYLGRATQLASDGYVVVSYTSRGFWDSAGQIDIAGPDTVEDVSAVIDWALAHTPANPDAIGASGISYGAGISLLAAERDPRIKAVAALSGWADLEASLYSNRTVSQQGVGLLVGAGTLTGRPGPDLARIGARVAAGDYDGAVQGFLPQAASRSPASDVAVLNARGTAVLLGNAFNDGLFPPNQTIAFYNQLRGPKQLLLSQGDHATAELPGALGLPNAVYTATTRWFDRHLKQLRNGVDDEAPVRLSPRAGQWLDYPDWAAVQQGATRFGLSAPGGLLSPTGGLINGTASGWQSRIGTDVPTLAESGVVLASGLLQGIGLPVTTSIPLVNRAGAAVWVGAPSSGVRRLAGSPSLRVTVVSSQTQVSLFAYLYRMDALGVAQLLTHAPYSLRGATPGTPVTLEWALQAAAAEIPAGQRLVLVVDTRDARYTDASGGGTLTFTSPVATPSVLNVPLR
- a CDS encoding potassium-transporting ATPase subunit F translates to MPAWLSLLCGVAVFVAAAYLLYVVLRPEDF
- the kdpA gene encoding potassium-transporting ATPase subunit KdpA — protein: MTETLLVYALAIVLAWPLGRYLAAVMRGAPMRGDAVFGWIERPLYAALGTRPQQGMSWRGYVAAFLLSNLVVGVLTWGVFMTQAWLPFNPDAIPNMRWDTALHTMVSFLTNTNQQHYSGQAQLSYLAQMTGIVGLQVVTPMMGLALAVATLRALFGGRAVANANDVAATASGPHSTALQDATASLATHETQPSIPAGAPLPDADVGNYWADVIRASVRVLLPLCLLWTLLLGWQGVPSTLQGAATATPLDSSAGMATQTIPVGPVAAMVAVKQLGTNGGGWYGPNSSVALENPTPLSNLLETLALVLLPMSVVFMVGYLTRRKRLTALVFGTMLLMSAASTGLLLWSEAHSVSAASPALMEGKEVRIGADASALWAALTTQTSNGSVNAMHDSLSPLSGLVTLVDMLINAIWGGVGCGLQQFVVYLLLSVFLAGLMTGRTPELFGRKIEAREVQLLALLILLQPLVVLGFTAVALSVPAWTANSNPGFHGISQVFYEYTSAFANNGSGFEGLGDATYWWNLSCAVVLALGRYPALILPLMVAARMATKRRAPESSGSLQIETPTFALTLMAIVLVLTVLQFMPALVLGPIAEHLALAAS